AACGGCCTGCGCCCGTCGCGCATCTGGGTCACCAAGGACGGTCTCGTCGTCCTCGGTTCCGAGGTCGGCGTCCTCGACATCGACCACGCCGACGTCGTGCAGAAGCTGCGCCTGCAGCCGGGCAAGATGTTCCTCGTCGACACCGCGCAGGGCCGCATCGTCGACGACGAGGAGATCAAGGACGAGCTGGCCGCGCAGCACCCGTACCAGCAGTGGCTCGACGAGAACCAGATCGTCATGGCCGACCTGCCGTCGCCCGAGCACATCCACATGTCGCACAAGCGCGTCGCGCACCGCCAGCAGCTGTTCGGCTACACCAACGAGGACCTGAACATCCTGGTGAAGCCGATGGCGGCCTCGGGTGCCGAGGCGATCGGCTCGATGGGCACCGATACCCCGGTGGCGGTCCTGTCCAATCGGTCGCGCCTGCTGTTCGACTACTTCCAGCAGTTGTTCGCGCAGGTCACCAACCCGCCGCTGGACGCCATCCGCGAAGAGGTCGTCACCAGCCTCGGACAGCGCATCGGCGGCCAGGGCGACCTGCTGCACCCCACACCCGAATCGGCGAAGCAGATCGTGCTGCCCAGCCCGATCATCGACAACGACGACCTGGCGCGCCTGACGAAGATCGACGGCGAGGCCACCGGCTTCCCGTCGGTCCACATCCACGGTCTCTACCCGGTGGCCGAGGGCGGCGAGGGCCTGCGTCGGGCGCTCGACGCGGTGCGCGCCGAGGTGTCGTCGGCCATCGCCGCCGGCGCCCGGCTGATCATCCTGTCCGACCGCGAGTCCGACGAGACCCTTGCGCCGATCCCGTCGCTGCTGCTCACGTCGGCGGTCCACCATCACATGGTCCGCGAGAAGACGCGCGCCCGTGCCAGCCTCGTCGTCGAATCCGGTGATGCCCGCGAGGTCCACCACATGGCGGTCCTCATCGGCTTCGGCGCGTCGGCCATCAACCCGTACATGGCCTTCGAGTCGATCGAGGACATGCTCGAATCCGGTGCGCTCACCGGCGCCACCGGCGATCACGCCTCCGACTTCGCGACGGCGCGCGCCAACTACATCAAGGCCGCCGGCAAGGGCGTGCTGAAGGTGATGAGCAAGATGGGCATCTCGACGGTGCCCTCCTACAGCGGCGCCCAGCTGTTCCAGGCCATCGGCCTGAGCCAGGCGACCTGCGACGAGTTCTTCACCGGCGTCAACAGCCAGCTCGACGGCATCGGCCTCGACGAGATCGCCGCCGAGGTGGCCGCGCGCCACCACCTGGCCTTCCTCGACCGGCCGGCCGAATGGGCGCACCGCGAACTCGAGGTCGGCGGCGAGTACCAGTGGCGCCGCGAGGGCGAATACCACCTGTTCAACCCGGACACGGTGTTCAAGCTGCAGCACTCGACGCGCACCGGCCAGTACGGAGTGTTCAAGGAATACACCGCGCTCGTCGACGACCAGAGCAAGCGGCTCGGCACCCTGCGCGGGCTGTTCGAGTTCAAGTTCGGCGACCGCGACCCGATCCCGATCGACAAGGTCGAGCCGGCGAGCGAGATCGTCAAGCGCTTCTCCACCGGCGCGATGAGTTATGGCTCCATCTCGGCCGAGGCGCACGAGACGCTCGCCATCGCGATGAACCGTCTCGGCGGCAAGTCGAACTCGGGTGAGGGTGGCGAGGACCCGCGTCGCTTCAGCCACGACGAGAACGGCGACTGGCGCCGCTCGGCGATCAAGCAGGTCGCGTCGGGCCGCTTCGGCGTCACCAGCCACTACCTGACCAACTGCACCGACATCCAGATCAAGATGGCCCAGGGCGCCAAGCCCGGCGAGGGCGGGCAGCTGCCGCCGCACAAGGTGTACCCCTGGGTCGCCGAGGTGCGCGGTTCGACGCCGGGCGTCGGCCTCATCTCGCCGCCGCCGCACCACGACATCTACTCGATCGAGGATCTGGCGCAGCTGATCCACGACCTCAAGAACGCCAACCCGCAGGCGCGCATCCACGTGAAGCTCGTCTCCGAGATCGGCGTCGGCACGGTCGCCGCGGGCGTGTCGAAGGCACACGCCGACGTCGTGCTGATCTCCGGTTTCGACGGCGGTACCGGCGCCAGCCCGCTGACCTCGCTCAAGCACGCCGGCGCCCCCTGGGAGCTCGGCCTGGCCGAGACCCAGCAGACGCTGCTGCTCAACGGCCTGCGCGACCGGATCGTCGTCCAGGTCGACGGCCAGCTCAAGACCGGCCGCGACGTGGTCATCGCCGCGCTGCTCGGCGGCGAGGAGTTCGGTTTCGCGACGGCGCCGCTCGTCGTCTCGGGCTGCGTGATGATGCGCGTCTGCCACCTCGACACCTGCCCGGTGGGCGTCGCGACGCAGAACCCGCTGCTGCGGGAGCGCTTCACCGGCAAGCCGGAGTTCGTCGAGAACTTCATGCTCTACATCGCCGAGGAGGTGCGCGAACTGCTCGCGCGCCTGGGCTTCCGCACCCTGCAGGAGGCGGTCGGCCAGGTCGAGGCCCTCGACACCACCAAGGCGCTGGCGCATTGGCGCGAAGCGAAGGCCGGCAAGCTGGACCTGAGCCCGATCCTGGCCCAGCCGGAATCGCCGTTCATGAACCAGGACCGGTACTGCTCGGGCCGCCAGGACCACGCGCTGGACAAGGCGTTGGACCAGGAGCTCATCGCGCAGTGCCGCGAGGCGATCGACACCGCGTCGCCGATCTCGCTGAAGATCGGGATCAGCAACGTCAACCGCACCGTCGGCACGATGCTCGGCCACGAGGTCACCAAGGTGCACGGTGCCGCCGGCCTGCCGGACGACACGATCCAGATCGGGTTCACCGGTTCGGCCGGTAACAGCTTCGGTGCCTTCGTGCCGTCGGGTATCACCATGCGGCTGCACGGCGACGCCAACGACTTCGTCGGCAAGGGATTGTCCGGTGGTCGGATCGTCGTCCGCCCGGTCGACCCGATGCCGCAGGGCTTCGTCGCCGAGGAGAACATCATCGCCGGCAACGTGATCGGCTTCGGCGGGACCGCCGGCCAGATCTACCTGCGCGGTATCGCCGGCGAGCGCTTCTGCGTCCGTAACTCGGGTGTCACCGCCGTCGTCGAGGGCGTCGGCGACCACGCCTGCGAGTACATGACCGGCGGTCGGGTGATCGTGCTCGGCGCCACCGGGCGCAACGTCGCGGCCGGCATGTCGGGCGGTATCGCCTACTTCTACGACCCCGACGAGAAGTTGGTCGAGAACCTCAACCCCGAGCTGGTGGACATCGAGCAGCTGGGCGCCGACGACGTCGCCTTCCTCGCGACGACGATCGCGGACTACCGCGACGAGACCGGCTCGCCGGTCGCCGCCGGCATCCTCGCGGACTTCGACGCGCAGCGCGCGCATTTCCGCAAGGTGATGCCCCGGGACTACAAGCGGGTTCTGCTCGCCATCGAGGCCGCCGAGCGCGACGGCCGCGATGTCAACGACGCGATCATGGAGGCGGCAAATGGCTGACACGCGCGGATTTCTGAAGCACACCGATCGGGAGCTCCCCACCCGGCGTCCCGTCGAACTGCGCCTGATGGACTGGAAAGAGGTCTACAACGACTTCGACAAGTCCACCCTGCGCACCCAGGCGAGCCGCTGCATGGACTGCGGTGTGCCGTTCTGCCACAACGGCTGCCCGCTGGGCAACCTGATCCCGGAGTGGAACGACCTGGTGTACCGGGACCGGTGGGCCGACGGCCTCGACCGGCTGCACGCGACCAACAACTTCCCGGAGTTCACCGGGCGGCTGTGCCCGGCGCCCTGCGAGGCGTCCTGCGTGCTGGGTATCAACCAGCCCGCGGTGACCATCAAGCAGGTCGAGGTCGAGCTCATCGAGAACGCCTTCGAGACCACCGGCGTGGAACCGGTGCCGCCGACGGTGCGGACCGGCAAGTCGGTGGCCGTCGTCGGGTCGGGTCCGGCCGGCCTGGCCGCAGCCCAGCAGCTCACCCGGGCCGGACATGCGGTGACGCTCTTCGAGCGCGCCGACCGGATCGGCGGCCTGCTGCGCTACGGCATCCCCGAGTTCAAGATGGAGAAGCACTACATCGACCGCCGGCTGAAGCAGATGGAGGCCGAGGGCACCGTCTTCAAGACCGGTGTCAACGTCGGTGTCGACATCACCGTCGAGCAGCTGCGCGCCGACTTCGACGCGGTGGTGCTCTCGGTCGGCTCGACCATCGGGCGCGACCTGCCGATCCCCGGTCGCGAACTCGACGGCATCCACCAGGCGATGGAGTTCCTGCCGCAGGCCAACCGCGTGCAGCACGGCGACACCGTGGAGGACCAGATCACGGCCAAGGGCAAGAAGGTCGTCATCATCGGCGGCGGTGACACCGGTGCCGACTGCCTGGGCACCTCGCTGCGCCAGGGCGCCGAGATCGTCCACCAATTCGAGATCATGCCGCGCCCGCCGGGGGAGCGCGCCGCGTCGACCCCGTGGCCGACCTACCCGCTGATGTACCGCGTCTCCTCGGCGCACGAAGAGGGCGGCGAGCGCGTGTTCAGCGTGAACACCGAAGAGTTCACCGGTGCCGACGGCAAGGTCACGTCGCTGCGGGCACACGAGGTCAAGATGGTCGACGGCCGCTTCGAAAAGGTCGAGGGCAGCGACTTCGAGCTGGAGGCCGACCTGGTCCTCCTGGCGATGGGCTTCGTCGGACCGGAGCGCAACGAACTCCTCGAGGGCTTGGGCGTCGAATACGACCCGCGCGGCAACATCCGCCGTGACGACCAGTTCGCCGCCGTCGGCGTGCCCGGCGTCTTCGTCGCCGGCGACGCCGGACGCGGTCAGTCGCTGATCGTGTGGGCCATCGCCGAGGGCCGGTCGGCCGCCGCGGCCGCCGACCGGTTCCTCACCGGTTCGACGGACCTGCCCGCCCCGATCGTCCCGACACAGGTCGCCCAGCGCTGAGCTTCGATGCACGTCGGCAGGAAGTATCCGCCGCTCGAATTCCTCGCGTGGCGGCGTAACGGAACCCTCGCGATCGTCACCTTGGTGACGATCGCGACGGTGCTCTACGCGGTGTTCGGCTGGACCTTCCTGGCGATCCCGTGGGAACCGGTCGGGATTCTCGGTACCGCGGTCGCATTCATCGTCGGTTTCAAGAACAACGCCAGCTACGACCGGCTCTGGGAGGCACGGCGGATTTATGGCTCCGTCGTCAACGACAGCCGCAGCTTTGCGTTCACCTTTCGTGACGCGGTCATCGACGCCGACCGCGAGTTGGTGGACACCGTCTTCAACCGGCATTTCGCGTGGTTGACGGCGCTGCGGTTCCAACTCCGGGTGCCCAAGGAGTGGGAGAACCAGCACCGCAAGGTCATCCGCAAGTACCGGGCCGCGGCCTACGACGTTCCGGAGTGGAATGCCGCCCTCGACGAGGAGCTTGCCGCTTACCTATCCGAGGACGAGTTCCGCTACGTGCGGGGAAAGTCCAATCGCGCGAGTCAGCTGATCGCGATGCAGTCGGAGACGATCGCCCAGTTGCGCCGCGACGGCGTGATTGACGACTGGCAGTGGAAGGACCTGCAAGAGGGCATCACCAAGCTGGTCGACGATCAGGGGATGGCCGAGCGGATCAAGAACTTCCCATACCCGCGCAACTTCGCTTCGATCGCTTCCTATCTGATGTTCGTCTTCGTTGCGCTCACCCCGTTTGCGCTCCTCGGGCCGTTGGCCAGCCTGGGGGACGGCACCGTGATGGACGGCCGGACGGTGTGGTTCAACATTCTCGTGTCGAGCCTGGTCTGCGGGGTGTTTCACACGCTGGACTCGGTTGGCGAGGCTGCGGTGAACCCGTTTGAGGGGAGCGCGAACGACGTGCCGATCACCCAGATCAGCCGGATGATCGAGATCGACATGCGCGAGATGCTCGACGAGAAGGACCTCCCCGAGCCGATCGTCGCGCAGAACAACATCCTGATGTAGCAATGCAGCCGGGCAGTCTCGTGTCCTACCGGCGAAGGCTGCGGGTCAGCCACCCGGAGAGCTTCGGTTCGAGGCCGAGCAGGTCGGGATCGTCGGTGTCGAGGCGGTCCGAGGCGAGTTGTCGTACCGCGTAGACGGCGCCGAGGAAGACTTCGAGGCCCAGGTCGGGGTCGAGTGAATCGTCGTCGGCGGCGAGTTTGAGGTGTTCGGCGCGCAGCACCGTCGCGATGGCGGTCAGCGCGGTGCGCCTGCGCTCCCGGGCAACCGGTCCCGCGGCGTCGAATTCGAGTTGGAACGCCCGCGCGACGACCAGGTCGCGCTGCAGCGCGCCGAGGTAGGCGCCGAGGACGACAGGCAGGTCGGTGCTGACGTCGGCGGCGGCGAGCCGTGCGGTCATCTCGGTGACGAGGACTTCGATGAAGCGTTGGTAGGCCGCGTCCGCGCAGGCCGCCAGGTCGCCGTAGCAGTCGTAGAAGGCCGAGCGCGACATTCCGCTGCGGCCGACCACGTCGCCGACGCCGACGGCGTGGACGCCACGGGCCGCGACCAGCTCGGTGTAGGCGATCATCAGCCGCTCGGCCTGGATCGCCCGGACCTCCTCGCGGCTGAGTCCGTGCGGGCCGCGCGGTAATCGTCGCGGGACGGTGAAGAAGGCGCCGTCGGTGATCGTCGCGATCGCGTCTGAGGGTTCGGACATGCGTCCTCCTCGCGGATTCGATAGTAAAGTACGCTCCCGTACGTTACCTTGTCGGAGTGCTGAGGATGAGCAAAGAGGTGTGCGACGTGAATCGGACCAGGGGACGGTCGGCAGCGGCGGTCGTCGTCGGTGTGGTGGGGGCGCTGCTGGCAGGCGGGTTGGCCGGGGTCGCGCCCAGCGCCCATGCGGCACCGTTGTCGTCGCCGGCGATCATGTCGACGGTCACCGACCTCGTCGGGATGGCGCCGCGCGCGACCGGATCGCCGGGCGGGCGCCGAGCCGCCGACTACGTGCAGAACCGGTTCCGTGCGGCCGGCCTGGACCGCGTCTACACCGAGCAGACCACCTCCTACGACTGGACCGCGAACGATCACCGGCTCTCCGTCGGCGGGCAGCGGGTCGACGCCTTCCCGGTCTCCCACTCCTTCGTGCCGCGCGGTGCCGGCGTCAACAGCACCGGGCCGGGTGGGCTCGACGCGCCCGTCGTCGACATCGGCTCCGGCAAGGTCGACGGACGGGACGTGCGCGGCAAGATCGTCCTGTTCGACCTCGCCTTCTACCTGCCGACGGCCGGATTGCTGCCGCTGGCCGAGTACATCAACGACCCCGACGGGACGCGCTTCGACGCCGAACTCATGCTGACCGCGAACCCGTACCTGACGTCGTTGGAGTCCACCGTCCGCGCGATCCAGCGGGCCGGCGCGGTCGGCTTCGTCGGCGTGCTGCGCGACTACTTCAACTCGAACCGCTACCACAACGAGCTGTACCGCAAGGTCGCCATGACCATCCCGGGCATGTGGGTCACCCGTGCCGACGGGGCGCGGCTGCGGCATCTGCTGGCCGGGAACGGGCACCGCGCGCGGATCGATCTCACCGTCGCTCGCCGTGCGGTCACCGCGCGCACGGTGATCGGCATCCTGGAGGGGCGCAGCCGCGACACCGTCATGGTCCAGTCGCATCACGACTCGATCGGACCGGGGGCGGTGGAGGATGCGACGGGGACCTCGGAGGTGATCGCCCTGGCCGATCACTACGGCCGGGAGGCGCGGGTCCGCAAGCGTGAGAAGACGCTGATGTTCATCACCTTCGACACCCACTTCACCGGGTATCAGGCACATCAGGCCTTCGTCGACAAATACCTCACCAGACGGGCGACACCCTGGCGGATCGTCGCCAACACGACGATCGAACACGTCGGCAAATATGCGCGCAAGACCAGCTCCGGGCGACTGGTCACGACCTCGCTGCCGGAGCCCAAGGGATTGTTCGAGAACGTCAGCCTGCCGCTCAAGGCCCAGGTCGCGACGGCGCTGTCCCGACGCAATGTGCGGGCGACGACGATGCTCAACGCCACCCCGTTCCGCCTCGCCAAGGTGGGGATCCCGACCGATGCCTCCTTCGTGTTGTTGGCCGGGGTGCCGATCGTCAGCTTCATCGCAGGTCCGCTCTACATGTACGACGACGCCGACACCGTCGACAAGGTCGACCGCACGCAGCTGGTGCCGGTGGCCCGGTTCTTCATCGACGTGCTGGATCGCCTCGACTCGACGCCCAGTGCCGCGATCGGGTTGCAGCCATGAGGCCGCTGCGCGCGGTATGCGCCGCCGCGGCGCTGGCCGTGGCCGCCCCGCTCCTCTCCCTCGCCGGCACCGGACCGGTTGTCGCGCAACCGGATTCGACGGCGGGCGCGACGGCGGGTGCGGCGGAGTTGACGCCGACGCACAATCCGCTCGTCGCACTGCCGGCGTCCGGGGCGGCGTATCTGATCCGCTACCGCTCGACGACGGTGCGCGGCGAACCCGTCACCCTCACCGGATCGTTGCTGCTGCCGCGTCGCCGACCGCCCGCCGGTGGGTGGCCGCTCGCCGTGTGGAACCACATGACCACCGGCGGCGCGGACAAGTGCGCGCCGTCGACGGCCAAGCGCGGCAGCACCGCGCTGGCCGACATGACGTCGGGCGACGGGATCGTGGCGGCGTTGCTGCGCGACGGGTACGCCGTGGTCCGACCGGACTACGAGGGGATCGGCAGTCCAGGACCCCATCCCTATCTGATCGGGTCGTCGTTGGCGCGCTCGGTGATCGGCGCGGCCCGGGCCGTGGTGGCGGCGGAGCCCCGCATCGGGCGTGAGGTCGTGCTCGCGGGGCACTCCGAAGGAGCCGTCGCCGCACTGTTCGCCGCCGCGGCCCCGCGTGCCAACTGGGGGGACCTGCGGGTTCGCGCGGTCGTGGGGGTGACACCGCCGACGCGGATGGCCGACATCGTCACCGGCGTCGCGAAGGTCCCGGTGGCCGCCGGGCGCACCACCGGTGAACTCGTCGGCCTGGCCGCGCTGCTGGTCTCCGGGGCGACGACGGTGGACCCGGACTTCGGTCGATTGATCGCCGACGGCGGGTTGAGTGCGCGGGCCAATAAGTTGATGCCCGCCGTCGAGCGTGTCTGCTACCGCGACCTGGCGTCGCCGTCGCTGTTCGGCGCGCTCGCCCCGGCCGAACTGCTCGGTCTGCGCGGCGGGGCCGCCCTGGCGCGACTGTCCGCCATCGCCGGGCGCAACGACGTCGCGCACCTGCGTCTGCCACCGGGGGTCGCGGTGCGCTTCGACGCGGGGCTGACCGATGCCGTGGCACCGGCGCCGTTGGTCGCCGAGCTCGCCCAGCACTATCGGGAGCGGGGTGTGCCGGTCACCCTCGCCCTGCACGCGGGCGGACATGCACAGGTACCTCGTCGCCCGGAGACTGCGCCGCAGATCGTCGAGTGGTTGCGCGGTCGGG
This genomic interval from Gordonia sp. X0973 contains the following:
- the gltB gene encoding glutamate synthase large subunit, yielding MQHAPGPIGLYDPANEHDACGVAFVVDMHGRKSRDIVEKAITALVNLEHRGAAGAEPNTGDGAGIMIQIPDAFFREVVDFDLPAEGSYATGIAFLPQGAQDAKAAVEGVDKIVESQGLTVLGWRDVPIDDSSIGALARDAMPTFRQVFISGESGDELERKAYVVRKRIEHELGHKGAGQGAEASGTVYFPSLSGRTFVYKGMLTTPQLRGFYLDLQDDRVVSALGLVHSRFSTNTFPSWPLAHPYRRVAHNGEINTVNGNENWMRAREALIDMGAFGKDGGELVFPICTPGASDTARFDEALELLHLGGRSLPHSVLMMIPEAWERHESMKPAHRAFYEYHSALMEAWDGPASVCFTDGTVIGAVLDRNGLRPSRIWVTKDGLVVLGSEVGVLDIDHADVVQKLRLQPGKMFLVDTAQGRIVDDEEIKDELAAQHPYQQWLDENQIVMADLPSPEHIHMSHKRVAHRQQLFGYTNEDLNILVKPMAASGAEAIGSMGTDTPVAVLSNRSRLLFDYFQQLFAQVTNPPLDAIREEVVTSLGQRIGGQGDLLHPTPESAKQIVLPSPIIDNDDLARLTKIDGEATGFPSVHIHGLYPVAEGGEGLRRALDAVRAEVSSAIAAGARLIILSDRESDETLAPIPSLLLTSAVHHHMVREKTRARASLVVESGDAREVHHMAVLIGFGASAINPYMAFESIEDMLESGALTGATGDHASDFATARANYIKAAGKGVLKVMSKMGISTVPSYSGAQLFQAIGLSQATCDEFFTGVNSQLDGIGLDEIAAEVAARHHLAFLDRPAEWAHRELEVGGEYQWRREGEYHLFNPDTVFKLQHSTRTGQYGVFKEYTALVDDQSKRLGTLRGLFEFKFGDRDPIPIDKVEPASEIVKRFSTGAMSYGSISAEAHETLAIAMNRLGGKSNSGEGGEDPRRFSHDENGDWRRSAIKQVASGRFGVTSHYLTNCTDIQIKMAQGAKPGEGGQLPPHKVYPWVAEVRGSTPGVGLISPPPHHDIYSIEDLAQLIHDLKNANPQARIHVKLVSEIGVGTVAAGVSKAHADVVLISGFDGGTGASPLTSLKHAGAPWELGLAETQQTLLLNGLRDRIVVQVDGQLKTGRDVVIAALLGGEEFGFATAPLVVSGCVMMRVCHLDTCPVGVATQNPLLRERFTGKPEFVENFMLYIAEEVRELLARLGFRTLQEAVGQVEALDTTKALAHWREAKAGKLDLSPILAQPESPFMNQDRYCSGRQDHALDKALDQELIAQCREAIDTASPISLKIGISNVNRTVGTMLGHEVTKVHGAAGLPDDTIQIGFTGSAGNSFGAFVPSGITMRLHGDANDFVGKGLSGGRIVVRPVDPMPQGFVAEENIIAGNVIGFGGTAGQIYLRGIAGERFCVRNSGVTAVVEGVGDHACEYMTGGRVIVLGATGRNVAAGMSGGIAYFYDPDEKLVENLNPELVDIEQLGADDVAFLATTIADYRDETGSPVAAGILADFDAQRAHFRKVMPRDYKRVLLAIEAAERDGRDVNDAIMEAANG
- a CDS encoding glutamate synthase subunit beta; this encodes MADTRGFLKHTDRELPTRRPVELRLMDWKEVYNDFDKSTLRTQASRCMDCGVPFCHNGCPLGNLIPEWNDLVYRDRWADGLDRLHATNNFPEFTGRLCPAPCEASCVLGINQPAVTIKQVEVELIENAFETTGVEPVPPTVRTGKSVAVVGSGPAGLAAAQQLTRAGHAVTLFERADRIGGLLRYGIPEFKMEKHYIDRRLKQMEAEGTVFKTGVNVGVDITVEQLRADFDAVVLSVGSTIGRDLPIPGRELDGIHQAMEFLPQANRVQHGDTVEDQITAKGKKVVIIGGGDTGADCLGTSLRQGAEIVHQFEIMPRPPGERAASTPWPTYPLMYRVSSAHEEGGERVFSVNTEEFTGADGKVTSLRAHEVKMVDGRFEKVEGSDFELEADLVLLAMGFVGPERNELLEGLGVEYDPRGNIRRDDQFAAVGVPGVFVAGDAGRGQSLIVWAIAEGRSAAAAADRFLTGSTDLPAPIVPTQVAQR
- a CDS encoding bestrophin family protein, with the protein product MHVGRKYPPLEFLAWRRNGTLAIVTLVTIATVLYAVFGWTFLAIPWEPVGILGTAVAFIVGFKNNASYDRLWEARRIYGSVVNDSRSFAFTFRDAVIDADRELVDTVFNRHFAWLTALRFQLRVPKEWENQHRKVIRKYRAAAYDVPEWNAALDEELAAYLSEDEFRYVRGKSNRASQLIAMQSETIAQLRRDGVIDDWQWKDLQEGITKLVDDQGMAERIKNFPYPRNFASIASYLMFVFVALTPFALLGPLASLGDGTVMDGRTVWFNILVSSLVCGVFHTLDSVGEAAVNPFEGSANDVPITQISRMIEIDMREMLDEKDLPEPIVAQNNILM
- a CDS encoding TetR/AcrR family transcriptional regulator → MSEPSDAIATITDGAFFTVPRRLPRGPHGLSREEVRAIQAERLMIAYTELVAARGVHAVGVGDVVGRSGMSRSAFYDCYGDLAACADAAYQRFIEVLVTEMTARLAAADVSTDLPVVLGAYLGALQRDLVVARAFQLEFDAAGPVARERRRTALTAIATVLRAEHLKLAADDDSLDPDLGLEVFLGAVYAVRQLASDRLDTDDPDLLGLEPKLSGWLTRSLRR
- a CDS encoding M28 family peptidase, with the translated sequence MSKEVCDVNRTRGRSAAAVVVGVVGALLAGGLAGVAPSAHAAPLSSPAIMSTVTDLVGMAPRATGSPGGRRAADYVQNRFRAAGLDRVYTEQTTSYDWTANDHRLSVGGQRVDAFPVSHSFVPRGAGVNSTGPGGLDAPVVDIGSGKVDGRDVRGKIVLFDLAFYLPTAGLLPLAEYINDPDGTRFDAELMLTANPYLTSLESTVRAIQRAGAVGFVGVLRDYFNSNRYHNELYRKVAMTIPGMWVTRADGARLRHLLAGNGHRARIDLTVARRAVTARTVIGILEGRSRDTVMVQSHHDSIGPGAVEDATGTSEVIALADHYGREARVRKREKTLMFITFDTHFTGYQAHQAFVDKYLTRRATPWRIVANTTIEHVGKYARKTSSGRLVTTSLPEPKGLFENVSLPLKAQVATALSRRNVRATTMLNATPFRLAKVGIPTDASFVLLAGVPIVSFIAGPLYMYDDADTVDKVDRTQLVPVARFFIDVLDRLDSTPSAAIGLQP
- a CDS encoding lipase family protein, producing the protein MRPLRAVCAAAALAVAAPLLSLAGTGPVVAQPDSTAGATAGAAELTPTHNPLVALPASGAAYLIRYRSTTVRGEPVTLTGSLLLPRRRPPAGGWPLAVWNHMTTGGADKCAPSTAKRGSTALADMTSGDGIVAALLRDGYAVVRPDYEGIGSPGPHPYLIGSSLARSVIGAARAVVAAEPRIGREVVLAGHSEGAVAALFAAAAPRANWGDLRVRAVVGVTPPTRMADIVTGVAKVPVAAGRTTGELVGLAALLVSGATTVDPDFGRLIADGGLSARANKLMPAVERVCYRDLASPSLFGALAPAELLGLRGGAALARLSAIAGRNDVAHLRLPPGVAVRFDAGLTDAVAPAPLVAELAQHYRERGVPVTLALHAGGHAQVPRRPETAPQIVEWLRGRVR